In the Danio rerio strain Tuebingen ecotype United States chromosome 8, GRCz12tu, whole genome shotgun sequence genome, one interval contains:
- the LOC141375921 gene encoding uncharacterized protein isoform X2 codes for MEALELELEEVESQIRALVVRRSLLREQLRVVPNAKAVSSPKVRGNYNHIIPSTSTPRPSLSRPSAPGARLSQASFTPTPGYHGAWVQPRKVLTRSRGRTSPPVFEISTENHFSPLRESGPDVAIIGDSIVRHVRAASSKGNKVRTFCFPGARVRNISTQIPTLLGAAESPGAVVLHVGTNDTGLRQSEILKKDFRSLIETVRRTSPATQIIVSGPLPTYRRGNERFSRLLALNEWLITLCKEQKLLFANNWNLFWERPRLFRPDGLHHSRAGAELLSDNISRLLRTI; via the coding sequence atggaggcgttggagctggagctggaagaagtggagtcccagattCGCGCGCTGGTGGTGAGAAGGTCGCTGCTACGGGAACAACTTCGTGTTgtacctaatgctaaggccgtctcatcacctaaggtacgtggaaattacaaccacatcattccctctacctcaaccccgcgtccttctctgtccaggcccagcgcacccggggcgcggctcagccaggcgtcgttcacgccgacacccggctaccacggcgcctgggtgcagccgcgcaaggtgcttaccagatcccggggcagaacgtctcctcctgtgttcgagatctccacggagaaccacttctcccctctccgcgagtcgggtcccgatgtggccatcatcggtgactcgatcgttcgtcacgtccgtgccgcctcctcaaaaggtaataaagtacgtactttctgctttcctggtgcccgtgtgagaaatatttctacacagattccaaccctcctgggcgctgccgagagccctggtgccgttgtcctccacgtggggacaaacgacaccgggctccggcagtcggagatcctgaagaaggacttcaggagcctgatcgagacggttcgacgcacctcgcccgccacgcagatcatcgtttctgggccgcttcctacctaccgccgaggaaatgaaaggttcagtagacttttagctctgaatgaatggctaataacattGTGTAAAGAACaaaaattgctctttgctaataactggaatcttttctgggagcgtcctaggctcttccgtcctgacggcctgcaccacagtcgagccggagctgaactcctgtcggacaacatctccagactacttcgcaccatctga
- the LOC141375921 gene encoding uncharacterized protein isoform X6 produces MLKGLYKQYHFLLKLGNVVGNVLEQKEKHRWRRWSWSWKKWSPRFARWWPSAPGARLSQASFTPTPGYHGAWVQPRKVLTRSRGRTSPPVFEISTENHFSPLRESGPDVAIIGDSIVRHVRAASSKGNKVRTFCFPGARVRNISTQIPTLLGAAESPGAVVLHVGTNDTGLRQSEILKKDFRSLIETVRRTSPATQIIVSGPLPTYRRGNERLFRPDGLHHSRAGAELLSDNISRLLRTI; encoded by the exons ATGCTGAAAGGGCTATATAAGCAGTATCATTTTCTCCTAAAGCTTGGAAATGTCGTGGGAAATGTGCTAGAACAAAAG gagaagcatcgatggaggcgttggagctggagctggaagaagtggagtcccagattCGCGCGCTGGTG gcccagcgcacccggggcgcggctcagccaggcgtcgttcacgccgacacccggctaccacggcgcctgggtgcagccgcgcaaggtgcttaccagatcccggggcagaacgtctcctcctgtgttcgagatctccacggagaaccacttctcccctctccgcgagtcgggtcccgatgtggccatcatcggtgactcgatcgttcgtcacgtccgtgccgcctcctcaaaaggtaataaagtacgtactttctgctttcctggtgcccgtgtgagaaatatttctacacagattccaaccctcctgggcgctgccgagagccctggtgccgttgtcctccacgtggggacaaacgacaccgggctccggcagtcggagatcctgaagaaggacttcaggagcctgatcgagacggttcgacgcacctcgcccgccacgcagatcatcgtttctgggccgcttcctacctaccgccgaggaaatgaaag gctcttccgtcctgacggcctgcaccacagtcgagccggagctgaactcctgtcggacaacatctccagactacttcgcaccatctga
- the LOC141375921 gene encoding uncharacterized protein isoform X3, with protein sequence MLKGLYKQYHFLLKLGNVVGNVLEQKEKHRWRRWSWSWKKWSPRFARWWPSAPGARLSQASFTPTPGYHGAWVQPRKVLTRSRGRTSPPVFEISTENHFSPLRESGPDVAIIGDSIVRHVRAASSKGNKVRTFCFPGARVRNISTQIPTLLGAAESPGAVVLHVGTNDTGLRQSEILKKDFRSLIETVRRTSPATQIIVSGPLPTYRRGNERFSRLLALNEWLITLCKEQKLLFANNWNLFWERPRLFRPDGLHHSRAGAELLSDNISRLLRTI encoded by the exons ATGCTGAAAGGGCTATATAAGCAGTATCATTTTCTCCTAAAGCTTGGAAATGTCGTGGGAAATGTGCTAGAACAAAAG gagaagcatcgatggaggcgttggagctggagctggaagaagtggagtcccagattCGCGCGCTGGTG gcccagcgcacccggggcgcggctcagccaggcgtcgttcacgccgacacccggctaccacggcgcctgggtgcagccgcgcaaggtgcttaccagatcccggggcagaacgtctcctcctgtgttcgagatctccacggagaaccacttctcccctctccgcgagtcgggtcccgatgtggccatcatcggtgactcgatcgttcgtcacgtccgtgccgcctcctcaaaaggtaataaagtacgtactttctgctttcctggtgcccgtgtgagaaatatttctacacagattccaaccctcctgggcgctgccgagagccctggtgccgttgtcctccacgtggggacaaacgacaccgggctccggcagtcggagatcctgaagaaggacttcaggagcctgatcgagacggttcgacgcacctcgcccgccacgcagatcatcgtttctgggccgcttcctacctaccgccgaggaaatgaaaggttcagtagacttttagctctgaatgaatggctaataacattGTGTAAAGAACaaaaattgctctttgctaataactggaatcttttctgggagcgtcctaggctcttccgtcctgacggcctgcaccacagtcgagccggagctgaactcctgtcggacaacatctccagactacttcgcaccatctga
- the LOC141375921 gene encoding uncharacterized protein isoform X5, which produces MEALELELEEVESQIRALVVRRSLLREQLRVVPNAKAVSSPKVRGNYNHIIPSTSTPRPSLSRPSAPGARLSQASFTPTPGYHGAWVQPRKVLTRSRGRTSPPVFEISTENHFSPLRESGPDVAIIGDSIVRHVRAASSKGNKVRTFCFPGARVRNISTQIPTLLGAAESPGAVVLHVGTNDTGLRQSEILKKDFRSLIETVRRTSPATQIIVSGPLPTYRRGNERLFRPDGLHHSRAGAELLSDNISRLLRTI; this is translated from the exons atggaggcgttggagctggagctggaagaagtggagtcccagattCGCGCGCTGGTGGTGAGAAGGTCGCTGCTACGGGAACAACTTCGTGTTgtacctaatgctaaggccgtctcatcacctaaggtacgtggaaattacaaccacatcattccctctacctcaaccccgcgtccttctctgtccaggcccagcgcacccggggcgcggctcagccaggcgtcgttcacgccgacacccggctaccacggcgcctgggtgcagccgcgcaaggtgcttaccagatcccggggcagaacgtctcctcctgtgttcgagatctccacggagaaccacttctcccctctccgcgagtcgggtcccgatgtggccatcatcggtgactcgatcgttcgtcacgtccgtgccgcctcctcaaaaggtaataaagtacgtactttctgctttcctggtgcccgtgtgagaaatatttctacacagattccaaccctcctgggcgctgccgagagccctggtgccgttgtcctccacgtggggacaaacgacaccgggctccggcagtcggagatcctgaagaaggacttcaggagcctgatcgagacggttcgacgcacctcgcccgccacgcagatcatcgtttctgggccgcttcctacctaccgccgaggaaatgaaag gctcttccgtcctgacggcctgcaccacagtcgagccggagctgaactcctgtcggacaacatctccagactacttcgcaccatctga
- the LOC141375921 gene encoding uncharacterized protein isoform X1: MKRWTCADRRCLPWLREASMEALELELEEVESQIRALVVRRSLLREQLRVVPNAKAVSSPKVRGNYNHIIPSTSTPRPSLSRPSAPGARLSQASFTPTPGYHGAWVQPRKVLTRSRGRTSPPVFEISTENHFSPLRESGPDVAIIGDSIVRHVRAASSKGNKVRTFCFPGARVRNISTQIPTLLGAAESPGAVVLHVGTNDTGLRQSEILKKDFRSLIETVRRTSPATQIIVSGPLPTYRRGNERFSRLLALNEWLITLCKEQKLLFANNWNLFWERPRLFRPDGLHHSRAGAELLSDNISRLLRTI; the protein is encoded by the coding sequence gagaagcatcgatggaggcgttggagctggagctggaagaagtggagtcccagattCGCGCGCTGGTGGTGAGAAGGTCGCTGCTACGGGAACAACTTCGTGTTgtacctaatgctaaggccgtctcatcacctaaggtacgtggaaattacaaccacatcattccctctacctcaaccccgcgtccttctctgtccaggcccagcgcacccggggcgcggctcagccaggcgtcgttcacgccgacacccggctaccacggcgcctgggtgcagccgcgcaaggtgcttaccagatcccggggcagaacgtctcctcctgtgttcgagatctccacggagaaccacttctcccctctccgcgagtcgggtcccgatgtggccatcatcggtgactcgatcgttcgtcacgtccgtgccgcctcctcaaaaggtaataaagtacgtactttctgctttcctggtgcccgtgtgagaaatatttctacacagattccaaccctcctgggcgctgccgagagccctggtgccgttgtcctccacgtggggacaaacgacaccgggctccggcagtcggagatcctgaagaaggacttcaggagcctgatcgagacggttcgacgcacctcgcccgccacgcagatcatcgtttctgggccgcttcctacctaccgccgaggaaatgaaaggttcagtagacttttagctctgaatgaatggctaataacattGTGTAAAGAACaaaaattgctctttgctaataactggaatcttttctgggagcgtcctaggctcttccgtcctgacggcctgcaccacagtcgagccggagctgaactcctgtcggacaacatctccagactacttcgcaccatctga
- the LOC141375921 gene encoding uncharacterized protein isoform X4, producing the protein MKRWTCADRRCLPWLREASMEALELELEEVESQIRALVVRRSLLREQLRVVPNAKAVSSPKVRGNYNHIIPSTSTPRPSLSRPSAPGARLSQASFTPTPGYHGAWVQPRKVLTRSRGRTSPPVFEISTENHFSPLRESGPDVAIIGDSIVRHVRAASSKGNKVRTFCFPGARVRNISTQIPTLLGAAESPGAVVLHVGTNDTGLRQSEILKKDFRSLIETVRRTSPATQIIVSGPLPTYRRGNERLFRPDGLHHSRAGAELLSDNISRLLRTI; encoded by the exons gagaagcatcgatggaggcgttggagctggagctggaagaagtggagtcccagattCGCGCGCTGGTGGTGAGAAGGTCGCTGCTACGGGAACAACTTCGTGTTgtacctaatgctaaggccgtctcatcacctaaggtacgtggaaattacaaccacatcattccctctacctcaaccccgcgtccttctctgtccaggcccagcgcacccggggcgcggctcagccaggcgtcgttcacgccgacacccggctaccacggcgcctgggtgcagccgcgcaaggtgcttaccagatcccggggcagaacgtctcctcctgtgttcgagatctccacggagaaccacttctcccctctccgcgagtcgggtcccgatgtggccatcatcggtgactcgatcgttcgtcacgtccgtgccgcctcctcaaaaggtaataaagtacgtactttctgctttcctggtgcccgtgtgagaaatatttctacacagattccaaccctcctgggcgctgccgagagccctggtgccgttgtcctccacgtggggacaaacgacaccgggctccggcagtcggagatcctgaagaaggacttcaggagcctgatcgagacggttcgacgcacctcgcccgccacgcagatcatcgtttctgggccgcttcctacctaccgccgaggaaatgaaag gctcttccgtcctgacggcctgcaccacagtcgagccggagctgaactcctgtcggacaacatctccagactacttcgcaccatctga